In Populus alba chromosome 1, ASM523922v2, whole genome shotgun sequence, a single window of DNA contains:
- the LOC118063579 gene encoding E3 ubiquitin-protein ligase CCNB1IP1 homolog isoform X2, giving the protein MRCNACWRELEGRAVSTTCGHLLCTEDASKILNSDAACPICDQVLSESLMKPVEINPNDEWINMAMAGISPQILMKSAYRSVMFYIGQRELEMQYKMNRVVAQCRQKCESMQEKFTEKLEQLHTAYQKIAKRCQMMEQEIDSLSKDKQELEEKFSEKSRQKRKLDEMYDQLRNEYDSMKRSAIQPANNFFSRNEPDLFSNHAATMMDNRNPNWKDWTVSTPPTPGPREDIWPARQNSPNSGPFDISDGSTAKQAAMPVDFRNRRPGAVHAFGAGSGSGNPSMTLRNLILSPIKRPQLSRSRPQMFTL; this is encoded by the exons ATGAGATGCAATGCGTGCTGGCGAGAATTGGAAGGGCGAGCTGTTTCTACTACTTGTGGTCACCTCTTAT GTACTGAAGATGCAAGCAAGATCCTTAATAGTGATGCAGCATGTCCAATCTGTGATCAAGTGCTTTCTGAGAG CCTTATGAAACCTGTGGAGATCAATCCAAATGACGAATGGATAAAC ATGGCAATGGCTGGAATTTCTCCACAGATAT TGATGAAAAGTGCATACAGAAGCGTGATGTTTTATATTGGGCAAAGGGAACTTGAGATGCAATACAAGATGAATAGAGTTGTAGCTCAGTGCCGGCAGAAATGTGAATCCATGCAAGAAAAGTTCACAGAAAAACTGGAGCAGCTGCATACTGCATATCAGAAAATAGCCAAAAGGTGTCAGATGATGGAACAAGAGATTGATAGTTTGTCAAAGGATAAACAAGAGCTCGAGGAAAAATTTTCAGAGAAATCCAG GCAGAAGAGGAAACTTGATGAAATGTACGATCAGTTGAGGAATGAGTACGATTCAATGAAAAGATCGGCCATCCAACCGGCAAACAATTTCTTTTCAAGAAATGAGCCTGATTTGTTCTCAAACCATGCCGCTACCATGATGGATAACAGAAACCCTAATTGGAAAG ATTGGACGGTTTCCACTCCTCCAACTCCAGGGCCTCGGGAGGATATATGGCCTGCAAGACAGAACAGCCCTAATTCCGGTCCTTTTGACATCTCTGATGGCTCAACAGCAAAACAAGCAGCCATGCCAGTTGATTTTCGAAATAGAAGACCTGGTGCTGTCCATGCCTTTGGAGCTGGATCTGGATCTGGCAACCCCTCAATGACGTTAAGGAACTTGATTCTATCCCCGATAAAGCGCCCTCAGCTTTCTCGTAGCCGCCCTCAAATGTTCAC TTTGTAG
- the LOC118063579 gene encoding E3 ubiquitin-protein ligase CCNB1IP1 homolog isoform X4, producing MRCNACWRELEGRAVSTTCGHLLCTEDASKILNSDAACPICDQVLSESLMKPVEINPNDEWINMAMAGISPQILMKSAYRSVMFYIGQRELEMQYKMNRVVAQCRQKCESMQEKFTEKLEQLHTAYQKIAKRCQMMEQEIDSLSKDKQELEEKFSEKSRQKRKLDEMYDQLRNEYDSMKRSAIQPANNFFSRNEPDLFSNHAATMMDNRNPNWKGPREDIWPARQNSPNSGPFDISDGSTAKQAAMPVDFRNRRPGAVHAFGAGSGSGNPSMTLRNLILSPIKRPQLSRSRPQMFTL from the exons ATGAGATGCAATGCGTGCTGGCGAGAATTGGAAGGGCGAGCTGTTTCTACTACTTGTGGTCACCTCTTAT GTACTGAAGATGCAAGCAAGATCCTTAATAGTGATGCAGCATGTCCAATCTGTGATCAAGTGCTTTCTGAGAG CCTTATGAAACCTGTGGAGATCAATCCAAATGACGAATGGATAAAC ATGGCAATGGCTGGAATTTCTCCACAGATAT TGATGAAAAGTGCATACAGAAGCGTGATGTTTTATATTGGGCAAAGGGAACTTGAGATGCAATACAAGATGAATAGAGTTGTAGCTCAGTGCCGGCAGAAATGTGAATCCATGCAAGAAAAGTTCACAGAAAAACTGGAGCAGCTGCATACTGCATATCAGAAAATAGCCAAAAGGTGTCAGATGATGGAACAAGAGATTGATAGTTTGTCAAAGGATAAACAAGAGCTCGAGGAAAAATTTTCAGAGAAATCCAG GCAGAAGAGGAAACTTGATGAAATGTACGATCAGTTGAGGAATGAGTACGATTCAATGAAAAGATCGGCCATCCAACCGGCAAACAATTTCTTTTCAAGAAATGAGCCTGATTTGTTCTCAAACCATGCCGCTACCATGATGGATAACAGAAACCCTAATTGGAAAG GGCCTCGGGAGGATATATGGCCTGCAAGACAGAACAGCCCTAATTCCGGTCCTTTTGACATCTCTGATGGCTCAACAGCAAAACAAGCAGCCATGCCAGTTGATTTTCGAAATAGAAGACCTGGTGCTGTCCATGCCTTTGGAGCTGGATCTGGATCTGGCAACCCCTCAATGACGTTAAGGAACTTGATTCTATCCCCGATAAAGCGCCCTCAGCTTTCTCGTAGCCGCCCTCAAATGTTCAC TTTGTAG
- the LOC118063579 gene encoding E3 ubiquitin-protein ligase CCNB1IP1 homolog isoform X5: MRCNACWRELEGRAVSTTCGHLLCTEDASKILNSDAACPICDQVLSESLMKPVEINPNDEWINMAMAGISPQILMKSAYRSVMFYIGQRELEMQYKMNRVVAQCRQKCESMQEKFTEKLEQLHTAYQKIAKRCQMMEQEIDSLSKDKQELEEKFSEKSRQKRKLDEMYDQLRNEYDSMKRSAIQPANNFFSRNEPDLFSNHAATMMDNRNPNWKGPREDIWPARQNSPNSGPFDISDGSTAKQAAMPVDFRNRRPGAVHAFGAGSGSGNPSMTLRNLILSPIKRPQLSRSRPQMFT, from the exons ATGAGATGCAATGCGTGCTGGCGAGAATTGGAAGGGCGAGCTGTTTCTACTACTTGTGGTCACCTCTTAT GTACTGAAGATGCAAGCAAGATCCTTAATAGTGATGCAGCATGTCCAATCTGTGATCAAGTGCTTTCTGAGAG CCTTATGAAACCTGTGGAGATCAATCCAAATGACGAATGGATAAAC ATGGCAATGGCTGGAATTTCTCCACAGATAT TGATGAAAAGTGCATACAGAAGCGTGATGTTTTATATTGGGCAAAGGGAACTTGAGATGCAATACAAGATGAATAGAGTTGTAGCTCAGTGCCGGCAGAAATGTGAATCCATGCAAGAAAAGTTCACAGAAAAACTGGAGCAGCTGCATACTGCATATCAGAAAATAGCCAAAAGGTGTCAGATGATGGAACAAGAGATTGATAGTTTGTCAAAGGATAAACAAGAGCTCGAGGAAAAATTTTCAGAGAAATCCAG GCAGAAGAGGAAACTTGATGAAATGTACGATCAGTTGAGGAATGAGTACGATTCAATGAAAAGATCGGCCATCCAACCGGCAAACAATTTCTTTTCAAGAAATGAGCCTGATTTGTTCTCAAACCATGCCGCTACCATGATGGATAACAGAAACCCTAATTGGAAAG GGCCTCGGGAGGATATATGGCCTGCAAGACAGAACAGCCCTAATTCCGGTCCTTTTGACATCTCTGATGGCTCAACAGCAAAACAAGCAGCCATGCCAGTTGATTTTCGAAATAGAAGACCTGGTGCTGTCCATGCCTTTGGAGCTGGATCTGGATCTGGCAACCCCTCAATGACGTTAAGGAACTTGATTCTATCCCCGATAAAGCGCCCTCAGCTTTCTCGTAGCCGCCCTCAAATGTTCACGTAA
- the LOC118063579 gene encoding E3 ubiquitin-protein ligase CCNB1IP1 homolog isoform X1 encodes MRCNACWRELEGRAVSTTCGHLLCTEDASKILNSDAACPICDQVLSESLMKPVEINPNDEWINMAMAGISPQILMKSAYRSVMFYIGQRELEMQYKMNRVVAQCRQKCESMQEKFTEKLEQLHTAYQKIAKRCQMMEQEIDSLSKDKQELEEKFSEKSRQKRKLDEMYDQLRNEYDSMKRSAIQPANNFFSRNEPDLFSNHAATMMDNRNPNWKVDLIPADWTVSTPPTPGPREDIWPARQNSPNSGPFDISDGSTAKQAAMPVDFRNRRPGAVHAFGAGSGSGNPSMTLRNLILSPIKRPQLSRSRPQMFTL; translated from the exons ATGAGATGCAATGCGTGCTGGCGAGAATTGGAAGGGCGAGCTGTTTCTACTACTTGTGGTCACCTCTTAT GTACTGAAGATGCAAGCAAGATCCTTAATAGTGATGCAGCATGTCCAATCTGTGATCAAGTGCTTTCTGAGAG CCTTATGAAACCTGTGGAGATCAATCCAAATGACGAATGGATAAAC ATGGCAATGGCTGGAATTTCTCCACAGATAT TGATGAAAAGTGCATACAGAAGCGTGATGTTTTATATTGGGCAAAGGGAACTTGAGATGCAATACAAGATGAATAGAGTTGTAGCTCAGTGCCGGCAGAAATGTGAATCCATGCAAGAAAAGTTCACAGAAAAACTGGAGCAGCTGCATACTGCATATCAGAAAATAGCCAAAAGGTGTCAGATGATGGAACAAGAGATTGATAGTTTGTCAAAGGATAAACAAGAGCTCGAGGAAAAATTTTCAGAGAAATCCAG GCAGAAGAGGAAACTTGATGAAATGTACGATCAGTTGAGGAATGAGTACGATTCAATGAAAAGATCGGCCATCCAACCGGCAAACAATTTCTTTTCAAGAAATGAGCCTGATTTGTTCTCAAACCATGCCGCTACCATGATGGATAACAGAAACCCTAATTGGAAAG TTGACCTAATTCCTGCAGATTGGACGGTTTCCACTCCTCCAACTCCAGGGCCTCGGGAGGATATATGGCCTGCAAGACAGAACAGCCCTAATTCCGGTCCTTTTGACATCTCTGATGGCTCAACAGCAAAACAAGCAGCCATGCCAGTTGATTTTCGAAATAGAAGACCTGGTGCTGTCCATGCCTTTGGAGCTGGATCTGGATCTGGCAACCCCTCAATGACGTTAAGGAACTTGATTCTATCCCCGATAAAGCGCCCTCAGCTTTCTCGTAGCCGCCCTCAAATGTTCAC TTTGTAG
- the LOC118063582 gene encoding mechanosensitive ion channel protein 6: MALNSTDRKDVILSMDEFCDEGVNVGSNNNNTGGGGGRIWRESSYDFLNNANNNDKRPLMNGDNNSTNTSGSRCYKLDFNGHQNSNSGVTASASDSGSVMEEEDPPSKLIGHFLHRQKASGEFCLDMDLEMMTHLQNDTVVHHKNLPPVSESLTANTNRVSFDPNPPGSSESLRRRRDFKNSSPRNQNNGDGEILKCSSSNEGSFCSNSSFKRKSSLLKERTKSRLMDPPPHPPEKSGRVVVGRSGQLKSGFLGKGSVVDEEEDDPLLEEDLPDEYKKDKLDVWILLEWLSLIVIIAALVCSLAIPYLRTKNLWRLRLWKWEVLVLVLICGRLVSGWVIKIIVFFIERNFLLRKRVLYFVYGIRNAVQNCLWLGLVLIAWHYLFDKRVERETRSTTLTFVTKVLVCLVVGTLLWLVKTLVVKVLASSFHVSTYFDRIQESLFNQYVIETLSGPPLVEMKRNEEEEERLLAEIKKLQNAGATVPPGLKATASPSPPQSAKVIGSGSFQKSPRIGTPKLSRALSNKVDEEDEGITINHLHKLNPKNISAWNMKRLVNIIRHGALSTLDEQIQNSNHGDEESATKIRSEFEAKAAARNIFTNVARQGSRYIYLDDIMRFMQEDEASKAMGLFEGASESNKISKKCLKNWVVNAFRERRALALTLNDTKTAVNKLHRMVNFLVGIVIAVIWLLILGIATSKFLLFLSSQLLLVAFIFGNTCKTVFESIIFLFVIHPFDVGDRCEIDGVQMVVEEMNILTTVFLRFDNQKIIITNSVLATKAIGNYYRSPDMGDAVEFLIHLATPAEKIAIVKQRISSYIESKKDHWYPSPLIIFKDAEDLTRVRIAVWLTHRMNHQDMGERFIRRSLLLDEMMKVFRELDIQYRLLPLDINVRALPPVMSDRLPANWTS, translated from the exons ATGGCCCTCAATTCAACTGATCGGAAAGATGTGATTTTGAGTATGGACGAGTTCTGTGATGAAGGTGTTAACGTGGGGTCAAATAACAACAAcactggaggaggaggagggagaaTTTGGAGGGAGTCAAGCTATGATTTCTTGAACAATGCAAATAACAATGACAAGCGACCTCTCATGAATGGCGACAACAACAGTACCAATACTAGTGGAAGTAGATGctataaacttgattttaatGGTCATCAGAACAGTAACAGTGGTGTTACTGCTAGTGCTAGTGATAGCGGTTCAGTAATGGAGGAGGAAGATCCACCCTCGAAGCTGATTGGTCATTTCTTGCACAGACAGAAAGCATCAGGTGAGTTTTGTTTAGATATGGACTTAGAGATGATGACTCATCTTCAAAACGATACTGTTGTTCATCATAAGAATTTACCTCCTGTTTCTGAGTCTCTTACCGCTAATACGAATCGGGTTTCTTTTGACCCAAACCCACCCGGCTCAAGTGAGTCATTGAGGAGGAGAAGGGACTTCAAGAATTCTTCTCCACGTAATCAAAATAATGGTGATGGTGAGATTTTGAAGTGTAGCTCTAGCAACGAGGGATCGTTTTGTAGCAATTCCTCGTTTAAGAggaagtctagtttgttgaaggAGAGGACAAAGTCTAGATTGATGGACCCGCCGCCGCATCCACCGGAGAAGTCAGGGAGAGTGGTTGTTGGGAGGTCAGGGCAGTTGAAGTCTGGATTTTTAGGGAAAGGGAGTGTTGTTGATGAAGAGGAAGATGACCCTTTATTGGAAGAGGATTTGCCTGATGAGTATAAAAAAGATAAGCTTGATGTTTGGATTTTACTTGAATGGTTGAGTTTGATTGTTATTATTGCTGCTTTAGTTTGTAGTCTTGCAATTCCATATTTGAGAACTAAGAATTTGTGGAGACTTAGGTTGTGGAAATGGGAGGTTTTGGTTCTAGTTTTGATTTGTGGGAGACTGGTTTCTGGTTGGGTTATTAagattattgtgtttttcatcGAGAGAAATTTTCTTTTGCGAAAAagggttttatattttgtttatggaATTAGGAATGCTGTGCAGAATTGTTTGTGGTTAGGGCTTGTTTTGATTGCTTGGCACTACTTATTTGACAAAAGAGTTGAGAGGGAAACTAGGAGTACGACACTTACGTTTGTGACTAAGGTTTTGGTGTGTCTAGTGGTGGGTACCTTGCTGTGGTTGGTGAAGACCTTAGTGGTTAAAGTACTTGCATCTTCATTTCATGTGAGCACCTACTTTGATCGGATTCAGGAGTCGCTGTTTAATCAGTATGTAATCGAAACCTTATCTGGCCCCCCATTggttgaaatgaaaagaaatgaagaggaggaagagagaCTTCTTGCAGAGATAAAAAAGTTGCAGAATGCAGGTGCCACCGTGCCCCCTGGCCTTAAGGCAACAGCGAGCCCGTCACCACCACAGAGTGCAAAGGTGATAGGAAGTGGTAGTTTCCAGAAAAGCCCTCGAATTGGTACCCCCAAGCTTTCTCGTGCACTTTCCAACAAGGTTGATGAGGAAGATGAGGGGATAACAATCAACCACTTGCACAAATTGAATCCTAAGAATATTTCTGCTTGGAATATGAAGAGGCTAGTGAATATAATTCGACATGGTGCTCTGTCCACACTGGATGAGCAGATACAAAATTCTAATCACGGTGATGAAGAGTCAGCTACAAAGATAAGGAGCGAATTTGAGGCAAAAGCTGCAGCAAGGAACATATTCACAAATGTTGCTAGGCAAGGGTCTCG GTATATCTACCTGGATGACATTATGCGTTTCATGCAAGAAGATGAGGCTTCAAAAGCCATGGGCCTCTTTGAGGGAGCATCTGAAAGCAACAAAATCAGCaaaaaatgtttgaaaaatTGGGTG GTCAATGCTTTCAGAGAACGGAGAGCGCTTGCCTTGACACTCAATGACACAAAAACAGCTGTGAACAAACTGCATCGTATGGTGAACTTTCTAGTTGGGATTGTAATAGCAGTTATTTGGCTTCTTATACTAGGAATTGCTACAAGCAAGTTTCTCCTCTTTCTAAGTTCACAACTTCTTCTTGTGGCTTTCATATTTGGAAACACCTGCAAAACCGTGTTTGAatctattattttcttgtttgtgaTCCATCCATTTGATGTGGGCGATCGCTGTGAAATAGATGGAGTTCAG ATGGTGGTAGAAGAGATGAACATTTTAACTACTGTCTTTTTAAGATTTGACAACCAGAAGATAATAATCACAAACAGTGTTCTCGCTACCAAAGCCATTGGCAACTACTACCGTAGCCCTGATATGGGGGATGCAGTTGAGTTCCTCATCCACCTAGCTACTCCGGCTGAAAAGATCGCCATTGTGAAACAGAGAATAAGCAG TTATATTGAAAGCAAAAAGGACCACTGGTATCCTTCCCCCTTGATTATATTCAAGGATGCAGAAGACTTGACCAGGGTGCGGATAGCAGTTTGGTTGACACATAGGATGAACCACCAAGACATGGGGGAGAGGTTTATAAGAAGATCTCTCTTGCTGGATGAGATGATGAAGGTTTTCAGGGAGCTTGACATTCAATATCGCTTGCTTCCTCTTGACATCAATGTTCGTGCCTTGCCTCCTGTTATGTCTGACCGCCTTCCTGCCAATTGGACCAGCTGA
- the LOC118063581 gene encoding B-box zinc finger protein 22 encodes MKIQCNVCEAAEANVLCCADEAALCRACDETVHAANKLASKHQRVPLSTSSPQIPKCDICQEAAGFFFCLEDRALLCRKCDVAIHTANTHVSAHQRFLLTGVKVGLESTDPGASSSPEKSPSGEKTTLEMKSLPVSRRGTSMPLASPCNQVFPANVCEVGEFGPAKLPYSGGSAASSISQWQIDEFLELAEFNQHYGYMDNGSSKADSGKHGDSDSSAILRSAEEEVDDEECLGQVPDSSWAVPQIPSPPTASGLYWPKSIHHSDTAIFVPDICGSAVQNHRHCQQRGSVSEWRQHL; translated from the exons ATGAAGATACAGTGCAACGTTTGTGAGGCAGCGGAGGCGAACGTGCTGTGTTGTGCGGACGAGGCGGCGTTGTGCCGGGCATGTGACGAGACGGTTCATGCAGCTAACAAGCTTGCTAGTAAACATCAGAGGGTTCCTCTTTCTACTTCTTCCCCTCAGATACCTAAATGTGATATTTGtcag GAGGCTgctggttttttcttttgtctagAAGATCGAGCATTGCTCTGCAGGAAATGTGATGTTGCCATACACACAGCAAATACCCATGTGTCTGCTCATCAGAGGTTTCTGCTCACTGGAGTAAAGGTAGGTCTAGAATCTACTGATCCCGGTGCATCCTCTTCCCCAGAGAAGTCGCCTTCAGGGGAAAAAACAACCTTGGAAATGAAATCACTTCCTGTCTCTAGAAGAGGCACGTCAATGCCCTTGGCTAGTCCATGCAATCAAGTTTTTCCTGCAAATGTTTGTGAAGTTGGAGAATTTGGGCCTGCAAAACTGCCCTATTCTGGAGGTTCAGCAGCTTCCAGCATTTCACAGTGGCAAATAGATGAATTTCTTGAACTGGCTGAGTTTAATCAACATTATGGCTATATGGATAATGGATCATCTAAG GCTGATAGTGGCAAACACGGGGATTCTGACAGCTCTGCAATTTTAAGATCTGCCGAAGAAGAGGTAGACGATGAAGAATGCTTGGGTCAGGTGCCAGATAGCTCCTGGGCAGTGCCCCAAATCCCTTCCCCACCTACGGCCTCAGGGCTCTACTGGCCAAAAAGTATTCATCATTCTGATACAGCAATTTTTGTGCCTGATATATGTGGCTCAGCTGTGCAAAACCATCGTCACTGTCAGCAGCGTGGCAGTGTTTCTGAATGGCGGCAGCACCTCTAG
- the LOC118063579 gene encoding E3 ubiquitin-protein ligase CCNB1IP1 homolog isoform X3 has protein sequence MRCNACWRELEGRAVSTTCGHLLCTEDASKILNSDAACPICDQVLSESLMKPVEINPNDEWINMAMAGISPQILMKSAYRSVMFYIGQRELEMQYKMNRVVAQCRQKCESMQEKFTEKLEQLHTAYQKIAKRCQMMEQEIDSLSKDKQELEEKFSEKSRQKRKLDEMYDQLRNEYDSMKRSAIQPANNFFSRNEPDLFSNHAATMMDNRNPNWKDWTVSTPPTPGPREDIWPARQNSPNSGPFDISDGSTAKQAAMPVDFRNRRPGAVHAFGAGSGSGNPSMTLRNLILSPIKRPQLSRSRPQMFT, from the exons ATGAGATGCAATGCGTGCTGGCGAGAATTGGAAGGGCGAGCTGTTTCTACTACTTGTGGTCACCTCTTAT GTACTGAAGATGCAAGCAAGATCCTTAATAGTGATGCAGCATGTCCAATCTGTGATCAAGTGCTTTCTGAGAG CCTTATGAAACCTGTGGAGATCAATCCAAATGACGAATGGATAAAC ATGGCAATGGCTGGAATTTCTCCACAGATAT TGATGAAAAGTGCATACAGAAGCGTGATGTTTTATATTGGGCAAAGGGAACTTGAGATGCAATACAAGATGAATAGAGTTGTAGCTCAGTGCCGGCAGAAATGTGAATCCATGCAAGAAAAGTTCACAGAAAAACTGGAGCAGCTGCATACTGCATATCAGAAAATAGCCAAAAGGTGTCAGATGATGGAACAAGAGATTGATAGTTTGTCAAAGGATAAACAAGAGCTCGAGGAAAAATTTTCAGAGAAATCCAG GCAGAAGAGGAAACTTGATGAAATGTACGATCAGTTGAGGAATGAGTACGATTCAATGAAAAGATCGGCCATCCAACCGGCAAACAATTTCTTTTCAAGAAATGAGCCTGATTTGTTCTCAAACCATGCCGCTACCATGATGGATAACAGAAACCCTAATTGGAAAG ATTGGACGGTTTCCACTCCTCCAACTCCAGGGCCTCGGGAGGATATATGGCCTGCAAGACAGAACAGCCCTAATTCCGGTCCTTTTGACATCTCTGATGGCTCAACAGCAAAACAAGCAGCCATGCCAGTTGATTTTCGAAATAGAAGACCTGGTGCTGTCCATGCCTTTGGAGCTGGATCTGGATCTGGCAACCCCTCAATGACGTTAAGGAACTTGATTCTATCCCCGATAAAGCGCCCTCAGCTTTCTCGTAGCCGCCCTCAAATGTTCACGTAA